The Longimicrobium sp. sequence GGCACCATCATCGGGGCCTCGAGCTGGTTGCCGAACATCGCCTTGAGGCCGATCACCACGCGCGTGGTCACGGCGGTGCGGTCGTCGGCGATGCGAACCGTGCTCCCCGTCGGCCGGGTGATGGGGCCGATGAAGCCGTCACCCACGTGCACCGGCGAGTCGTAGACGTGCGCCGCGATCTCGCCGAAGACGCCCAGCATCTCCGAGAAGCGCAGGAGGTCGATCCCCGCGCCCGCGGTGCCCTGGCCCACGGTGGCGTTGTCCGGCTCGTAGCTCAGGCAGGCCGCCTGCAGCAGCGTCCCCGGCTCGCACCCGGGACGGTCCTCGCCGGCCAGATCCACCGTCAGGCCGCCGCCGCCCGCGAACAGGTAGACGGAGCGGTACCAGTTGCCGCTGCGGATGAACGGCCGCGCGGCCAGGTTCACGTCGTAGAAGTAGCTGTTGAGCGCGTACGCCTGCCGGTTGCCCGCTTCGTTGAAGATGTCGAAGAACCCATCGCTCAGCGACGGCACCCGCATCGGTACGTAGGCGCCGTGCAGGCGCAGGCCGAACATCGGCGTGGCCCAAAAGGTGGCGTGCGCGCCGAACGCGGGCGCGTAGCCGGGCTTGAACACCTGGCGGTCGTCGTTCTCCGTCGGCGTGTCCGTGCCGTTCAGAACGATCGTCCTGCTCTCGTACCACCGGCTCGTCGCCGAGCCGCCCGCGTACACGCCCAGGTCGAAGCGGCTGGCCCGCGGCGTTCCCATCTCCTGCGCCCCCGCCTGCCCCGCCGGGGCCGCGAGCAGCGCCGCCATCGCGGCGGACCTCCATGTAAGCTTCATCTATTCACTCCCTCCTCTTGCCATGTTTGAACGTGGTGGGGCGCGCCGGAGCCGCCGCCGTCATCCGTGCCCGTGCCGAGGCGCGATGATGGAGCACGGGGGTCGCGTCGGCCTTCTAGGCGGCGGCCCGGCGCTCCTTCCATCAGGGGTTGGGCGCGGCCACGTACGGGAAGGTGGTAAGGTCCGCCTTCGTGTCCGGCACGTTGTCCGTCACCAGCCCGGGGCTGTTGTTGGCGTTGTTGCCCAGGGCGTTGCCAAAGATCACGCTCAGCCCCTTGTCCACCGCGTCGTCGCCGTCCAGCTTGCGGCCGCCGTAGCCGTTGGCGGGGTCCAGCGCGTGGGTGAGCCACCCCACCGTGGCCGCGGTCGCCACGTTGGCGGAGGTCACGCCGGGCGCGCGGTCCATCCGCACCACCAGCATGTCGGGGAGGAGGGCGTCGGCCACGGCGCCGGCGTAGGCGGCGTCGCGCCCGGCCACCGTCGTCATGAACGACACCAGGTCGTCGCGGAACTCCGCGCGGCTCTCGGACGGGATGATGTTGTTGTAGTGCGGGTGCTCCCGCTTCTCCACGAACACCTCGCTCACCAGCGGGTTGGCGAGGTACTCGATCTGGTCGAACGTCGTGGTGGTGTTGCCGATCCGGACGGTGTCGCGGACGGTCACGGTGACCACGTCGGTAATGGTGCGCGTGTCTTCGTCGTCGCATGCCCCCACGAGGGCGGCGGCGGCGAGCACGGCAATGGCTGCGAAGCGCATCTTCATCTCTCGATCTCCTTTATCCGTTTCGTCGTAGGATCAGCGGCTGACGGTCGCCCACACGCCGATGTTGTTGCCACCCGTGGCGCTGCGAAGCGCCGACTCCGGCAGCTCCACCACGATGGCCATCGAGTTGAAGGGCGCCAGGAAGTCCACCGCGGGGCCGCGGGTCGCGTCGAACGGGCCCGGGTTGGCGATGGAGGCCGGCCGGAACGCGTTGGCGGACTTGGTGATCGTCGACGCCGGCCCGCGCGACGGGCGGCGGTCCGGAAGGATGCGGAAGAACTGCTCGAGGTCGATGTAGAACGGATCGTCGCGCGGCCCCGTGAAGAGCTGCACCTGCGTGGCGCCCGTGCCGCTGGTGAGGGTGCCGCCCATAGCGCCCACGATGTCCGGCGTGCTCTTGGCCACCCGGTTCAGCATTCCCTTCGTCGTCGGCACCACCGGCCCGAACATCCCCACCTGCTGCCCGCCCCCGGTCGCCGCGTCGTCGAACTGGAACTGGATGACCAGGTCCTCGATGGCGTCGCCGGTGTTGTCGATCTTGATCTGGTACAGCGCGTTCGGGTCGAAGCGCGCGGCCGACGTGCCGGCCGGCGTGATGGGCGACTGCGTGGTCATCACCAGGGCCACGCGGTCCGTGGTGCTGCCGGGGAACACGTACACGTCGTTGATGTCCAGCCGGGGGCTGAGCTCTACTTCGGGTGTGTCCTGGTGGTCCGATCCCACCACCTGCCTTACTCCGGCCACCGTGGCCACGGACGCTGCCGCGAACAGCAGCGCCGCGGCTCCGCGTCGGGCCGAGAACGACATCCTCATGGGGGTCCCTCCCTGCTGGTTGTTGATTCCGGCGGAGCCAAGCGCTCCGGTGCCGGGTCCTGCGTTGCCTTCCAGACGGGTGGCTGACGGCCGGGCTGAGCGCCGTTCAACGTTCCCTTCCAGATAGCTACGCCGCCCGTCCGCGAGTGGATCTCTCCGGCCGAAAATCAGAACAGCAGGGGGCTCGCGCGGAGGCGCGGAGACGCAGAGAGAGCACGCGAAGTTCTCTCTGCGTGTCCGCGTCTCCGCGTGAGGCAAAACGACGCAGAGGCCCGGAGAGATGGTCTCTCCGGGCCTCCGTTGTGTTGGGACTGCGGTTCAGGTCAGACGGTCGCGAGCTCGGTGTCGTGCTCGGACCAGGTGTCGTCGCTCCACTCGGGCGCGCCGCGGGTGTTGCGGACGTACGCGCCGGGCGTGACGCCCACGTTGCGCGCGAAGTAGCGCGTCAGGTGGCTCTGGTCCGCAAAGCCGGCCTCCAGCGCGGCGC is a genomic window containing:
- a CDS encoding DUF4331 family protein gives rise to the protein MKMRFAAIAVLAAAALVGACDDEDTRTITDVVTVTVRDTVRIGNTTTTFDQIEYLANPLVSEVFVEKREHPHYNNIIPSESRAEFRDDLVSFMTTVAGRDAAYAGAVADALLPDMLVVRMDRAPGVTSANVATAATVGWLTHALDPANGYGGRKLDGDDAVDKGLSVIFGNALGNNANNSPGLVTDNVPDTKADLTTFPYVAAPNP
- a CDS encoding DUF4331 family protein — encoded protein: MRMSFSARRGAAALLFAAASVATVAGVRQVVGSDHQDTPEVELSPRLDINDVYVFPGSTTDRVALVMTTQSPITPAGTSAARFDPNALYQIKIDNTGDAIEDLVIQFQFDDAATGGGQQVGMFGPVVPTTKGMLNRVAKSTPDIVGAMGGTLTSGTGATQVQLFTGPRDDPFYIDLEQFFRILPDRRPSRGPASTITKSANAFRPASIANPGPFDATRGPAVDFLAPFNSMAIVVELPESALRSATGGNNIGVWATVSR